In a genomic window of Deltaproteobacteria bacterium:
- a CDS encoding tyrosine-type recombinase/integrase, whose amino-acid sequence MGSGVYKRGQSYYVDFWVRGRRYTECLGRVSKTFAKEEAARRKTALIEGRLRPKAQDPGFSRFIDTYLAEVSINKAEKSHARDRTSAVHLKAFFGGKRVSQISRMDVERYKRERRQEIEAKGRTGLASVNRELALLSHAFNVAKLPNPVRGVKRFPEFGRERFLTEDEESRMFEALAEVEPDLEPLFRVLINAGYRVGEVLALRNDPEMVNFRAGWIRIPRMVRKGKKRDVVTPLNDVLTESLKRAIRNGKVAKGEVIFPYTVWHLDRVWQKVRRLAGLGEDVRIHDLRHTFGSRAGSQAHDDPYAVQELMGHSDFRTTQKYIHVDMARKRAIMKRLEKVPTISPTVKVLNRR is encoded by the coding sequence ACTTTTGGGTGAGGGGCAGGCGGTACACGGAATGCCTGGGCCGGGTGTCAAAGACCTTTGCCAAAGAGGAGGCGGCAAGGCGCAAGACGGCCCTGATAGAGGGAAGGCTGAGGCCAAAGGCACAGGACCCCGGCTTTTCGAGGTTCATTGACACCTACCTTGCCGAGGTCTCGATCAACAAGGCCGAAAAGTCCCATGCAAGGGACAGGACCTCGGCGGTTCACCTGAAGGCGTTTTTCGGCGGGAAGCGGGTCTCACAGATAAGCCGGATGGACGTGGAGCGTTACAAGAGGGAGAGGAGGCAGGAGATAGAGGCAAAGGGCAGGACGGGCCTTGCATCCGTCAACCGGGAGCTTGCCCTTCTGAGCCATGCCTTCAACGTGGCAAAGCTGCCCAACCCGGTCAGAGGGGTCAAGAGGTTTCCCGAATTCGGCAGAGAGCGCTTCTTGACCGAGGATGAAGAGAGCCGGATGTTTGAGGCCCTGGCCGAGGTGGAGCCGGATCTCGAGCCTCTGTTCAGGGTGCTTATCAATGCCGGCTACAGGGTGGGTGAGGTCCTGGCCCTGAGAAACGACCCGGAGATGGTCAATTTCAGGGCCGGCTGGATCAGGATACCCCGGATGGTCCGAAAGGGCAAAAAGCGGGACGTTGTGACACCCCTGAACGATGTCTTGACCGAAAGCCTCAAAAGGGCTATAAGGAACGGCAAGGTGGCAAAGGGTGAGGTCATTTTCCCGTACACGGTCTGGCACCTGGACAGGGTCTGGCAGAAGGTCAGGAGGCTTGCCGGCCTGGGGGAAGACGTGAGAATTCACGACCTGAGACATACCTTCGGATCGAGGGCGGGCAGTCAAGCGCATGATGATCCCTATGCAGTCCAGGAGCTCATGGGACATTCCGACTTCAGGACGACCCAGAAGTACATTCACGTTGACATGGCAAGAAAGCGCGCCATCATGAAGAGGCTGGAAAAAGTCCCAACGATTTCCCCAACAGTAAAGGTACTGAATCGGCGCTAA